The following is a genomic window from Opitutus sp. GAS368.
GGGTAGAACTGGATGTTGCCACCGAGAAAGGCGATGTGGCCGCCGGTGTCCTTGTAGGTGCCGGTGTCGGGGCTCCAGGTGCCGGTGGCGAGCAGGCCGCGGGTGAAGGCCACAGGGGTCGACGGCGGATCGCTCATCCGCAGGCCGCCGACGAACTCGAAGCTGAGGATGCGGTTGGTGACGAAGCTCGGGTCGAGCACCGCGCGGTTGGACGGGCTGACGATGGCCACCGGGAAGGTGCCGTTGAAGGCCGGGTCGTTTTTCGCGAAATAGAAGGTCGGATCGGTCAGGATGCCGCGCTGGGCGAGGATGCCGGCCCAGAGGAACGGGCCCTGGCCGCCGGTGACGGGCGCGGGGCTTTGGGCGATGATCGCGGCGGGGTCGGGCAGGCGGTCGTTGTTGTCCGCGGCGTAGATCGTGGCGGCCTTGACGATCTCGCGCAGGTTGTTGGCGTCGACCGTGCGCTGGGCGGTTTCGCGGACCTTGCCGACGGTGGGGAAGATCAGGGCGGCGAGGATGCCGATGATGGCAATGACCGTGAGCAGCTCGATGAGTGTGAAGCCCTTTGGGTCGGAAGGAGGACGCGTTTTCATGATGATGCAAAAGGCGGCCCGCACCGGCACAGTGCATACCCCGAAGGAACGAACACAAGTCCATTCTCGTGACGGGGCTGGACAACCGCGGGGCCTTTGCTGGAATGTCGCCATCATGGTCATTTATCTTGATGGCAAGTATGTCGATTCCGCCGAGGCGAAAGTCTCGGTCTTTGACCACGGCCTGCTTTACGGCGACGGCGTGTTCGAGGGCATCCGCATTTACGGCGGCAATGTCTACCGGCTCGACGACCACTTGGAGCGCCTCGAGATGTCCGCCAAGGCCATCATGCTCTCCGTCCCGCTCGATCGCGCCGCGATGTCCGAGGCGGTCTGCGAGACCTGCCGTAGGAACAATCTCAAGGACGGTTACATCCGTCTCGTCATCACGCGCGGCGTGGGCGACCTCGGCCTGGCCCCGTGGCTGTGCGAAAAGCCGTCGCTCTTCATCATCGCAAGCAAGATCTCCCTCTACCCGCAGGAATACTACGACAACGGCCTCGCCATCGTCACCGTGCCGACGCGCCGGATCGCGCCGGATGCGCTGCCGTCGACGGTCAAGTCGCTCAATTACCTGAACAACATCCTGGCCAAGATCGAGGCCAAGCAGGCCGGCGCCCTCGAGGCCATCATGCTCAACCAGCAGGGCTACGTCGCCGAGTGCACCGCGGACAACATCTTCACCGTGTATAAGGGCGAGATCTTCACGCCGGCCGCCTCGCAGGGCGCCCTCAAGGGCATCACCCGCGCCACCGTCTTCGACATCGCCAAGGAGCTCGCCATCCCGATGCGCGAGGCCGACCTGACGCGCTACGACGTCTGGTGCGCCGACGAGTGCTTCCTGACGGGCACCGGCGCCGAGGTCATCCCCGTGGTGAAGCTCGATGGTCGCGTCATTGGCACCGGCAAGCCCGGCCCGGTCACCGACCGGGTGCGCGGCAGCTTCCGCCAGCGGGTGCTGGTCGAGGGCACCCGGACCTGAGGTCGCGGGCGAGGTCGCCCGCGCTCCATCCACCTTGGAGCCACGGCGACCCCGCCGTGGAATTCCCCGCCTCCGCGCTTGCTTTGCGCGGGCGGCCTTGGCACACGTTTTGCAG
Proteins encoded in this region:
- a CDS encoding type II secretion system protein; amino-acid sequence: MKTRPPSDPKGFTLIELLTVIAIIGILAALIFPTVGKVRETAQRTVDANNLREIVKAATIYAADNNDRLPDPAAIIAQSPAPVTGGQGPFLWAGILAQRGILTDPTFYFAKNDPAFNGTFPVAIVSPSNRAVLDPSFVTNRILSFEFVGGLRMSDPPSTPVAFTRGLLATGTWSPDTGTYKDTGGHIAFLGGNIQFYPNLTEAATQLTLNNGRKGSSLLQALPFNSNAAINPRVYATPPAGIGSLAGTPAEKAP
- the ilvE gene encoding branched-chain-amino-acid transaminase; translation: MVIYLDGKYVDSAEAKVSVFDHGLLYGDGVFEGIRIYGGNVYRLDDHLERLEMSAKAIMLSVPLDRAAMSEAVCETCRRNNLKDGYIRLVITRGVGDLGLAPWLCEKPSLFIIASKISLYPQEYYDNGLAIVTVPTRRIAPDALPSTVKSLNYLNNILAKIEAKQAGALEAIMLNQQGYVAECTADNIFTVYKGEIFTPAASQGALKGITRATVFDIAKELAIPMREADLTRYDVWCADECFLTGTGAEVIPVVKLDGRVIGTGKPGPVTDRVRGSFRQRVLVEGTRT